In Tenebrio molitor chromosome 1, icTenMoli1.1, whole genome shotgun sequence, the sequence TTAATTCACCTCctggcaatttaaaaaatgtagtgCCTAACTGCAACAATAAAACATGTGGTAAACCATGTTCATGAACAAGAAGAACACCTTCAACACTTCTTCGCATCCCTATTCTTTCAAATTCATCTCTCATTCTTTGAAATCGAGCTGGAACACTAGGATCCTTTTCAAAGAGAGGTTCTTTTGTaccaaatatgtaatttgttaGAGGATATctaagaataaaattttatgagtattgaagttttaccataaaattaaacttacaaatttattattctgtTTATCGCTGGTGAAGTAACTGAATATTTACTCTCGAAAGAAGTTGTAGCTGCAGCAGTGGTAGAATTTTGACTATTCCTACGAGGCCACCCGCTACCGGCCATGTTATTTTGTTGTGCTTTTACTTGAGAGGACGTCATTGCCATTCTAAGTTTTAACACTTATACTTAATAACAGcgtattttatttaacttgatgttattttacactttaaaTCTTAGAAATAATATAATCCCACACAAATATTATAACCATTTATAACAACACAAAAGACGCCGCAGAACTTTCACACCAACAATTTAATACCATTGAACCCTGCCATAATAGAATGCTACCCACATCCCACAGACGAGCCACAATATCACTTGACTGATATCCACAGAACTGATATCTATGGTAGACAAAGGAGTTTAGAGGGGACatactgtttaagttggcaatacaattaagaacatttttttattcggccctttacaacactgcaaccggatatgttttgtgggtttatttgacagatatctgacgtagcattaataacgacaaaatggtaggttatgagagtaaaaattaacggcaaaaagaaatcaaagttggaattcggaaaaataatctaaaaattaactaaaggaaattctcgaagtgctccccattttgctctaaacataaattaactcttttCTCGGAcgattcaccagcatgtttaatCACCGccactttaatttaattttaaatgtcaaatttgacttgtcactgatgcggctgtcaggggaacatttttcataaattattttggcaaaattgataccttaataacacattggcgtacgtacgtcattttgacattttatgtattaataaattgtgtcaaataggcgaAGACGCCTATGGTTATGTCAACTATCAgactatcacattaaaaagcagaataaccaacaataatattaccaacttatgaaaaaaagtcacaatcatttaaaatcacccggtagttAAATTcggttttattaataccagTGGAACGGCCCGTGCTTACGcactaaaattaacaaaatattaaaattctacgctcattttcgatatctctttCTTCTTGGCTTCTTTCTGTGTTCCCGCCTACGTTTTTGTCGTTCTCTATTTTCTGCTCTTTGTCGCTCAAATTCGTCTAAATTTttcttaaccctccaccacccggcggcacggcaattttgccggagtacatacactattacggataatactatcaagtaatagtgcagtacTTATCAACATAcctaattaccggcgtctcgcctccacattttgacttttttgtgttttatgttctgtgtcaatgttaaggaatttcctcacgatatgacatgagtataataatatacttttttgaatttcaaccaccaatgtgttctctaagtacaaaatttttaaatttttaaaaagagattgcggtactatttccgttacaagtggtaaaatcgacattttttctaaacaccaaagatttctcatagcaacggagagttctaaacactatccctccgccacccggcggcacggcaattttgccggagtacatacactattacggatattactatcaagtaatagtgcagtgcttatcaacataattaccggcgtctcgcctccgcattttgactttgttgtgtattaggttctgtgtcaatgttaaggaatttcctcacgatatgacatgagtataataatataactttttgaatttcaactaccaatgtgttccctaaatccagaattcttaaatttttaaaaagagattgcggtactattcccgttgctgaaattataagtagtaaaatagaaattttttctaaactccaaagatttctcatagcaacggagagctctaaatatttattaatttttgtgttatatgtctgtgttatattgtgtgaatttggaaccgctatatctaaaagatatgcttgcttttgttgtttatttaaaataataatgtctggtctgttatgctgaatgtgaatgtcagttaaaactgtgcgatcaaaatataatttgtaattgtcattttccaaacaactttctggtttataaatataatgtggttgtgtatcctttaataagttgaatttaactgctaaattcatgtgtataattttagggacgatatcatgacgtttcttatattcgctttgagccaaaacggtgcaagaagaaatgatgtgttcaatggtttccccttcagttccgcaaatcctacatttatcaatgatcgattgcaaaccgcatatgttttttataatttcttgtatttatagcacgatcttgtattgcaaatatgaaaccctcagtctcagggtgaatatttgattttttaagccatgcatggaagtctgaatattaatttctggttgttccagttctttaaaatatctctattttgttttataacgggtgactattaaaattttcacttagggttggctatggatcattctttgttttccgttgcaccttagacactgacaagtttgacatttcaataaatgttttttctcttaatttggttatgtttcaattgtactgactgacatttgtcgttcgttcttgcgtgtgtctaaagtaacagaaaaaataacaactcgttcAAAgtcaactccaagtgaaaattttaatagtcacccgttatttgctatagtgtcaggtatatttggctcaacaatatctgaaattatatcatcacttaaatttaaatatgtgtaacctttatccgctgaaaccaaagcattaaaaaaaagtgttatcacgagctctattgagaaaataattttttagtgaagcaatttgactgtgttgtactattggggacaaattactttggtcgtcaaagtcatttgagtgacataaagttgtaaatcAAGCATTAGGATGGTTAACCTTATCTTTTACTGTCAACCATTGTCACTGACTGTCACTGTCAGACTCGTCattgcaaaatattaaatatcaaaaaatgggCCACTGAATGAGAAATTCCAAGGAGGAAAActtgaaaaggtttccacaaggcaatttgGTTCATGGACATCCCTCAGAAGCGAGGGAgacaattctaaatttttgaacggTGGAAGGCggcatatttttgacaagagaaaagtcaataattcGAAATTGTCGTCGATgttgacttgacgttaatgcttggtttacataattttttttttgaagtgacggAAAAATGatgaccaaagtattttgtccccaatagtagaatttctagatttgaaaaacccctaccaccattttcgcgtggtaaattaaatctttcaatagcattattgtaatatttttcttataaaattaatgacaggttttacTGTCAAAAGGGACGTGTCATACACATATCTATTAactaacgggtgactattaaaaatttcacttagggttggctatggaacattctttgttttccgttgcaccttagacactgataAGTTTGACATTATAGTTAACattataggttatgtttcaactgaactgactgacatttgtggTTCGTTCTTCCGTGTGTCTAAAGCGTCGTCCGCGCCGAtaataacaagtcgtgccaTTCGATGTGAAATGGCCACCAGAGGCACTTGGATCAGTTGGATCGCGAATGAATGGAAACTGTAATAACTACGGAAGGTTTACAACTAGAATAAATGTCAACCATTAATTCGTCATTGATtatcaaaataacaataaatacaataagaacttcaatcataatcggtgcaaatcattttgtaatattaatttgtgttcGCGAGAAACAGCTAGACATAAAAAGGGTTTGAAACTCGAATAAGTATCAATTgtcattgattgtcaaaataataaatacaataagaacttcaatgacaataatgcaaatcattttgtgatatcaatttgtattcgctagaaacagctagacatttaaattttgacaatttgaataaatttttccttctgTAATTTCTGTAATACTATTACAGTTTCCCATAACGCGCGAGGTGGTGACATCTACcgatattttgacttttttccggACGCAGAGTTTTGAGCGATtggcacgacttgttattaCGATCAGCGCAGACGAcggtctaaagtaacagaaaaaataaaaactcgttcaaagccaactccaagtgaaaattttaatagtcacccgttagtTAGTAGTTAGTAGTTAATAGATATATGGTGTCATAGCAACACAGGTTCGTGGGTACCGCCATATTGTGACACGAAACGGACACCTATTTGCATTATAGTATTAAAGATATatttaaatagaaaattataattattataattctgAACCCAAGCTACAAAAAGCTCGTTGATAGATGTAGGGTCCTGGCTGTCAATTTCTTACCAACAATTGATTTAGGTGGAAAATTAATTCAGTCAAATTCATAAtacttaatagttatttaataaaccagtttgttaatgaaactgtttaaagcacgaacgactgtagcgagtgagtgcatttaatagttgagattattaatcgcccattaacaaacgagttgattacaaatttttttcgttgagcgcaaagccaaatcaaaatcaatttaatctttttcgataaagatgagaccttctaaaataccttcatcctttttttgtcctcagggtaggccattttaaaatttttcaacattttctaTTCACctttccacaaagagtgtcagaagacgttAACTCTATTCAtgcacattcaatttcacgtaaaaatcacggttgctaagaaaacctacTTACTTACCttggaaaaatttgacatgcgaattataaccaaaaaggtcggcttttgaaaaagtgaattcgtaattgtgcagttatggagctataaaatatagaaaaccctgctgcactatCTGccgcagtgttggtaagtgcaaacaatgcatggtcgaggttgtttatacatcaaaatatcaccaaacgtcaaaatcgcaaaaatcgttgattaatgaaaaatagtgtatttatgaagtccattaatacactatattttagacaaaataattcattaatattgaaattgacaagcggtcaacggaaatagttatttaataaactagtttgttaatgaaggcgattaataatcgaaactgtttaaagcacgaacgagtgtagcgagtaagtgcctttaatagttgagattattaatcgtccattaacaaacaagttgattacaaaaatttttcgttgaccgcaaactttttttttatgacaaaatttcaaattaaagccaaatcaaaaccaatttaatctttttcgataaagatgagaccttatatcctttttttgtcctcagggtaggctattttaaaaatgttcaacactttctattccaCAAAGAGTTttagaagacgtcaactccattcacattcaatttcacgtaaaaatcatgattgctaagaaaacctagttacctttgaaaaatatgacatgcgaattataaccacaAAGGTcgttgaaaaagtgaattcgtaattgtgcagttatggagctataaaatatagaaaaccctgctgcactacctgctgcagtgttggtaactgcaaacaatgcatgttcgaggttgtttatacatcaaaatatcatcaaaacgtcaaaatcgcaaaaatcgttgattaatgaaaaatagtgtattaatgaggtccattaatacactatacatattttagacaaaataattcattaatattgaaattaacaagcggtcaacggaaaataaagtccattcattttgtattgaacttttcaaggtcaaataatttaaattttggctctgtaattatgttttgtaaatagtgacatgcatctaaccaacataatgtgatttagcaatgctcaat encodes:
- the Cpsf5 gene encoding cleavage and polyadenylation specificity factor subunit 5 isoform X2, coding for MAMTSSQVKAQQNNMAGSGWPRRNSQNSTTAAATTSFESKYSVTSPAINRIINLYPLTNYIFGTKEPLFEKDPSVPARFQRMRDEFERIGMRRSVEGVLLVHEHGLPHVLLLQLGTTFFKLPGGELNPGEDEVEGLKRLLTETLGRLDGVKQDWLVEDIIGNWWRPNFEPPQYPYIPPHITKPKEHKRLFLVQLQEKALFAVPKNYKLVAAPLFELYDNSQGYGPIISSLPQALYFNLFTCE
- the Cpsf5 gene encoding cleavage and polyadenylation specificity factor subunit 5 isoform X1 — its product is MAMTSSQVKAQQNNMAGSGWPRRNSQNSTTAAATTSFESKYSVTSPAINRIINLYPLTNYIFGTKEPLFEKDPSVPARFQRMRDEFERIGMRRSVEGVLLVHEHGLPHVLLLQLGTTFFKLPGGELNPGEDEVEGLKRLLTETLGRLDGVKQDWLVEDIIGNWWRPNFEPPQYPYIPPHITKPKEHKRLFLVQLQEKALFAVPKNYKLVAAPLFELYDNSQGYGPIISSLPQALCRFQFIYM